A genomic stretch from Vulpes lagopus strain Blue_001 chromosome 11, ASM1834538v1, whole genome shotgun sequence includes:
- the LOC121501323 gene encoding olfactory receptor 4A47 produces the protein MEPRNNVTYFVLLGLTQDPKEQKVLFIMFLLFYILTVVGNLLIVVTVTVSKTLGSPMYFFLANLSLMDVIYSSCISPRLISEFFFQKSTISFQSCMTQLFIDHLFGGSEVFLLLVMAYDRYVAICKPLHYLVIMRQWVCVVLLVVSWVGGFLHSVIQVSTIYGLPFCGPNIIDHFFCDMYPLLKLVCTETYVAGLLVAANGGVICSIVFVLLLISYGVILHSLKNLSPEGRRKALQTCGSHITVVVFFFVPCIFMYARPAKTFPIDKLLTVFYTVITPMLNPLIYTLRNSEMINAMKKLWRRNVISSSQ, from the coding sequence ATGGAACCAAGAAACAATGTAACTTACTTTGTCCTCTTGGGCCTCACACAGGATCCTAAGGAACAGAAGGTCCTTTTTATTATGTTCTTGCTCTTCTATATTTTGACTGTGGTGGGCAACCTGCTCATTGTGGTGACAGTAACTGTCAGTAAGACCCTGGGCTCACCTATGTACTTTTTTCTTGCTAACTTATCTTTAATGGATGTCATTTATTCCTCTTGCATTTCCCCTAGATTGATTTCagagtttttctttcaaaaaagtaCCATATCCTTCCAATCCTGTATGACTCAGCTCTTTATAGATCACCTTTTTGGTGGATCGGAGGTCTTTCTTCTGTTggtgatggcctatgaccgctatgtggccatctgtaagCCTTTGCATTATTTGGTTATCATGAGGCAATGGGTATGTGTTGTGCTGCTTGTGGTATCCTGGGTTGGAGGATTTCTGCATTCAGTAATTCAAGTGAGCACTATTTATGGGCTCCCATTCTGTGGCCCCAATATCATCGATCATTTTTTCTGTGATATGTATCCCTTACTGAAACTGGTCTGTACTGAAACGTATGTTGCTGGCCTCTTAGTTGCTGCCAATGGAGGGGTGATATGCTCTATTGTGTTTGTGCTCTTGCTCATTTCTTATGGTGTCATCTTGCACTCTCTAAAGAACCTTAGTCCAGAGGGGAGGCGGAAAGCCCTCCAGACCTGTGGTTCCCATATCACTGTAGTGGTCTTCTTCTTTGTTCCATGTATTTTCATGTATGCAAGACCTGCTAAGACCTTCCCCATTGACAAATTATTGACTGTGTTTTATACGGTCATAACCCCCATGCTAAACCCACTGATCTACACCCTGAGAAATTCTGAGatgataaatgctatgaagaagCTCTGGAGGAG